One Thomasclavelia spiroformis DSM 1552 DNA window includes the following coding sequences:
- the thrS gene encoding threonine--tRNA ligase, giving the protein MIDFKEDEKLSVLNHSCAHVMAQAIKHLYPQAKFWVGPVVSEGFYYDVDLGNAVIKDEDIPKIEKEMKKICKDGKRIVRQEISKEEALEMFKDDEYKIDLINNFENGTNISCYKQGDFVDLCRGPHVETVKACKNFKLTKHSGAYWKGDKNNKVLQRIYGVCFETPEALEEHLNLLEEAKRRDHKKIGKELGLFMMSEYAPGMPIFLPKGMILRNTLEQFWYEEHTKEGYVFIKTPIMMSRELWETSGHWANYKDDMYTSMVDDREFAIKPMNCPGSLLVYKNGLHSYKDLPLRMGELGQVHRHEASGALNGLFRVRTFTQDDAHIFMTPDQIESEIIKLINFIDRVYNSLNLSYEIELSTRPEEKYIGDLAIWEKSEAALAAACKAAGKDYKINPGDGAFYGPKLDFHVKDSLGRVWQCGTIQLDMNLPERFDITYIDDKGEKARPVMLHRVIFGSIERFIGILIEHFAGVFPLWLAPVQVKVLPVNNEYHLEYAKEVTKLLQEAGLKVEMDAREEKLGYRIREGQMEKVPYLLVLGNNERDEKTVTYRQHGQQKQITVPFDEFVSMLKKEIENKE; this is encoded by the coding sequence ATGATTGATTTTAAAGAAGATGAAAAATTAAGTGTACTAAATCATTCTTGTGCTCATGTTATGGCTCAAGCAATTAAACATTTATATCCTCAAGCTAAATTTTGGGTTGGACCAGTAGTTAGTGAAGGATTTTATTATGATGTTGATTTAGGAAATGCTGTGATTAAAGATGAAGATATTCCTAAAATTGAAAAAGAAATGAAAAAAATCTGTAAAGATGGTAAACGTATTGTTCGTCAAGAAATTTCTAAAGAAGAAGCTTTAGAAATGTTTAAAGATGATGAATATAAAATTGATTTAATTAATAATTTTGAAAATGGAACAAACATTAGTTGTTATAAACAAGGGGATTTTGTTGATTTATGTCGCGGTCCTCATGTAGAGACAGTTAAAGCATGTAAAAACTTCAAGTTAACTAAACACTCTGGAGCTTATTGGAAAGGTGATAAAAACAATAAAGTTCTTCAAAGAATCTATGGAGTATGTTTTGAAACACCTGAAGCATTAGAAGAACATTTAAATTTATTAGAAGAAGCTAAACGTCGAGATCATAAAAAAATCGGTAAAGAATTAGGTTTATTTATGATGAGTGAATATGCTCCTGGAATGCCTATCTTTTTACCTAAAGGAATGATTTTAAGAAATACATTAGAACAATTCTGGTATGAAGAACATACAAAAGAAGGATATGTATTTATTAAAACTCCAATTATGATGTCTCGTGAATTATGGGAAACTAGTGGACATTGGGCTAATTATAAAGATGATATGTATACAAGTATGGTTGATGATCGTGAATTTGCAATTAAGCCAATGAACTGTCCAGGTAGTTTATTAGTTTATAAAAATGGTTTACATTCTTATAAAGATTTACCTCTTAGAATGGGTGAATTAGGACAAGTTCATCGTCATGAGGCAAGTGGTGCTTTAAATGGATTATTTAGAGTTCGTACATTTACTCAAGATGATGCGCATATTTTTATGACACCTGATCAAATTGAAAGTGAAATTATTAAATTAATTAATTTCATTGATCGTGTTTATAATAGTTTAAATTTAAGTTATGAAATTGAATTATCAACTCGTCCTGAAGAAAAATATATTGGTGATTTAGCTATTTGGGAAAAATCAGAAGCAGCATTAGCAGCTGCATGTAAAGCTGCTGGTAAGGATTATAAAATCAATCCTGGTGATGGAGCTTTCTATGGACCTAAATTAGATTTCCATGTTAAAGATAGTTTAGGTAGAGTATGGCAATGTGGAACTATTCAATTAGATATGAACTTACCTGAAAGATTTGATATAACATATATTGACGATAAAGGTGAAAAAGCTCGTCCAGTAATGTTACATCGTGTTATTTTTGGATCAATTGAAAGATTTATTGGTATTTTAATTGAACATTTTGCAGGAGTGTTCCCATTATGGTTAGCACCAGTTCAAGTAAAAGTTTTACCAGTAAATAATGAATATCATTTAGAATATGCTAAAGAAGTAACTAAATTATTACAAGAAGCAGGATTAAAAGTAGAAATGGATGCTCGTGAAGAAAAATTAGGATATCGTATTCGTGAAGGACAAATGGAAAAAGTTCCGTATTTATTAGTTTTAGGTAATAATGAACGAGATGAAAAAACTGTTACATATCGTCAACATGGACAACAAAAACAAATTACAGTACCGTTTGATGAATTTGTATCAATGTTGAAAAAAGAAATTGAAAATAAAGAATAG
- a CDS encoding helix-turn-helix domain-containing protein, with protein MEIDYELIGKRIREERISQNLSQQTLAEISNISPTNISHIERGATKLSLPTLVSIANALAVSADFLLCDSLVEADKIYIDEINELLLDCNPNELKIIIDIMKSVKITLRRHNKLDKK; from the coding sequence ATGGAAATTGATTATGAACTTATTGGTAAAAGAATAAGAGAAGAACGGATTTCTCAAAATTTATCTCAACAAACATTAGCTGAGATATCAAATATTTCTCCAACTAATATATCACATATTGAACGCGGTGCAACTAAACTAAGTCTACCTACTTTAGTTAGTATAGCTAATGCACTAGCTGTTTCGGCAGATTTTTTACTGTGCGATAGTTTAGTTGAAGCAGATAAGATTTATATTGACGAAATCAATGAACTATTATTAGACTGTAACCCAAATGAATTAAAGATAATCATTGATATAATGAAATCAGTTAAAATAACGTTAAGACGCCATAATAAACTAGATAAAAAATAA
- the thyA gene encoding thymidylate synthase: MKQYLEMCKYVLENGEDRSDRTGTGTRSVFGYQTRYDLRDGFPLMTTKKMFIRPIAEELLWFIKGDTNIKYLVDRNVKIWNEWPYENYKKSKDYQGETIEEFIEKIKNLPEDDSFVLKYGDLGPVYGAQWRNFNYEGVDQLAKLVDSLKNDPFSRRHIICAWNPAQVDNMTLPPCHAFLQFYVSADKKYLSCQLYQRSADIFLGVPFNIASYALMVEMLARTCGYEAKEFVHTIGDAHIYKDHFDVVKQQLERKPLPKCKLVLNPEVKSIFDYKIEDIKIEDYQSYGKLVGKVSV, translated from the coding sequence ATGAAACAATACTTAGAGATGTGTAAATATGTTTTAGAAAACGGTGAAGATCGAAGTGACCGTACTGGTACTGGGACAAGAAGTGTTTTTGGATATCAGACACGATATGATTTAAGAGATGGTTTTCCTTTGATGACAACTAAAAAAATGTTTATTAGACCAATTGCTGAAGAATTATTATGGTTTATTAAAGGTGATACGAATATAAAATATTTAGTTGATCGAAATGTTAAAATATGGAATGAATGGCCATATGAAAATTATAAAAAATCAAAAGATTATCAAGGTGAAACAATCGAGGAATTTATTGAAAAAATTAAGAATTTACCAGAAGATGATTCATTTGTATTAAAATATGGAGATTTAGGTCCGGTATATGGGGCACAATGGCGTAATTTCAATTATGAAGGTGTTGATCAATTAGCTAAGTTAGTTGATAGTTTAAAAAACGATCCTTTTTCAAGAAGACATATTATTTGTGCTTGGAATCCGGCTCAAGTAGATAATATGACGTTACCACCATGTCATGCATTTTTACAGTTTTATGTAAGTGCTGATAAGAAATATTTATCTTGCCAATTATATCAACGTAGTGCCGATATTTTTTTAGGCGTACCTTTTAATATTGCATCATATGCTTTAATGGTTGAAATGCTAGCACGTACTTGTGGTTATGAGGCAAAAGAATTTGTTCATACAATAGGTGATGCTCATATTTATAAAGATCATTTTGATGTTGTAAAACAACAACTTGAAAGAAAGCCGCTACCTAAGTGTAAATTAGTTTTAAATCCTGAAGTTAAATCTATTTTTGATTATAAAATTGAAGATATTAAAATTGAAGATTATCAAAGTTATGGTAAATTGGTAGGAAAGGTGAGTGTGTAA
- a CDS encoding dihydrofolate reductase codes for MISIIVATDEDLLIGKEDSSNGMPWNVPEDLKHFKETTLNKTILMGLTTYKAIGRPLPNRKTIVVSLEPFEDNRVEVRNSLEEVILEYQKSGEDLFISGGASIYRQCLPIADQLLISRIPGKHTGETYFPSFDEYGYQLVEEKPFETFKLQIYKRG; via the coding sequence ATGATTAGTATTATTGTAGCAACAGATGAAGATTTATTGATTGGAAAAGAGGATTCTAGTAATGGAATGCCTTGGAATGTGCCAGAAGATTTAAAGCATTTTAAAGAAACAACATTAAATAAAACTATTTTAATGGGGCTTACTACTTATAAGGCAATTGGAAGACCATTACCTAATCGTAAGACGATTGTTGTAAGCTTAGAACCATTTGAAGATAATCGAGTTGAAGTTAGAAATTCGTTAGAAGAAGTAATTTTGGAATATCAAAAAAGTGGTGAGGATTTGTTTATTTCTGGAGGAGCATCGATTTATCGTCAATGTTTACCGATTGCCGATCAGTTATTGATTTCAAGAATTCCTGGAAAACATACTGGAGAAACATATTTCCCAAGTTTTGATGAATATGGATATCAATTGGTTGAAGAAAAACCATTTGAAACATTTAAATTACAAATTTATAAGCGAGGATAA
- a CDS encoding lysophospholipid acyltransferase family protein, with protein MKRIALIVIRVILRLPYWWGYKVNKYKHIENYPLEERYGFIHGVVSTISKKARVELKCYGLENLPKQSGYLLAPNHQGLYDPLAIFQTHEAPIRAIVKKELTSVILVKDVIKMLEYVPLDRKNVRDGARVINYVSNEVANGQNFFVFPEGTRSKDGNNILEFKGGTFKIATKAKAPIVPVALIDCYKVFDNNTIKKTTAQIHYLPPLYYNDYKDMHTNEIAKIVHDKIETYIQEWTKNNA; from the coding sequence ATGAAAAGGATTGCATTGATTGTTATTAGAGTTATTTTAAGATTGCCTTACTGGTGGGGTTATAAAGTAAATAAGTATAAACATATAGAAAATTATCCTTTAGAAGAAAGATATGGTTTTATTCATGGTGTTGTATCTACGATTAGTAAAAAAGCCCGCGTTGAACTTAAATGTTATGGTTTAGAAAATTTACCTAAACAATCAGGTTATTTATTAGCGCCTAATCATCAAGGGTTATATGATCCACTAGCTATTTTTCAAACTCATGAAGCACCAATTAGAGCAATTGTAAAAAAAGAATTAACATCAGTTATTTTAGTTAAAGATGTTATTAAGATGTTAGAATATGTACCATTAGATCGTAAAAATGTTCGTGACGGTGCTAGAGTAATTAACTATGTTAGTAATGAGGTTGCTAATGGTCAAAATTTCTTTGTTTTTCCTGAGGGAACAAGGAGTAAAGATGGTAATAATATTTTAGAGTTTAAAGGTGGAACTTTTAAAATTGCTACTAAGGCTAAAGCACCAATTGTACCTGTAGCGTTAATAGATTGTTATAAAGTATTTGATAATAATACGATTAAAAAAACAACAGCTCAAATTCATTATTTACCACCGTTATATTATAATGATTATAAAGATATGCATACAAATGAAATAGCTAAAATAGTTCATGATAAAATTGAAACATATATCCAAGAATGGACAAAAAATAACGCTTAA
- a CDS encoding HD domain-containing protein — translation MKRYYFIKEAINDILIKNNGLEHSANVANMACLLAKLKNLDLELAAIIGICHDLATYRFKSSFDHANRSSMLAREILTNSNLFNHDEIILITTAIKNHSFKDRIDDEYSELIKDADLIVQYLNEPNVSFSKEKQRRLNNIFKTFNK, via the coding sequence ATGAAAAGATATTATTTTATTAAAGAAGCTATCAATGATATTTTAATTAAAAATAATGGTTTAGAGCATTCTGCTAATGTTGCTAATATGGCTTGTTTATTAGCTAAATTAAAAAATCTTGATTTAGAATTAGCTGCTATTATTGGTATTTGTCATGATTTAGCTACATATAGATTTAAATCTAGTTTTGATCATGCTAATAGAAGCAGTATGTTAGCTAGAGAAATTCTAACTAATAGTAATCTTTTTAATCATGATGAGATTATCTTGATTACTACTGCTATCAAAAATCATTCTTTCAAAGATAGAATTGATGATGAATATAGTGAATTAATCAAAGATGCTGATTTAATAGTTCAATATTTAAATGAACCTAATGTATCTTTTAGTAAAGAAAAACAACGCAGATTAAATAATATTTTTAAAACATTCAATAAATAA
- a CDS encoding RsmF rRNA methyltransferase first C-terminal domain-containing protein, whose product MDILFEQRMQMLLKDEYQNFKAALLKKPIKAFYLNPKKKNVIQHLEYQYLTKHPYINDAYFYDYDSYPLGKHPYFNCGLYYIQEPSAMAVASSVEFNKDDYILDMCAAPGGKTCYVASRLSDEGLMIANDINKLRAEILSENIERFGITNTIVTNCDPVKLDKQFNCFFDKIILDAPCSGEGMFRKLDTAIETWSIDKIYDCAKIQRRLINAAYKMLKDDGILIYSTCTYSLEENEEQVDYMINELNMELLEIKKQPGMSSGYNNDKVVRMYPHINKGEGQFIALLKKHSDNKTKKVKLLKPNVTSQQLDLIKKFYNDNLKIKVPSLLFSSNNHIYAILPQFLELKGVKVLRNGLYLGECKKGRFEPSHSLALTLNMNDVKRYYNFKSDDIEVAKYIHGETLIGNNQKGYGLILVDGYPLSFYKESNNQVKNLYPKGLRR is encoded by the coding sequence ATGGACATATTATTTGAACAAAGAATGCAAATGCTTTTAAAAGATGAATATCAAAACTTTAAAGCAGCGCTATTAAAAAAACCAATAAAAGCATTTTATCTAAATCCCAAAAAAAAGAATGTTATCCAACATCTAGAATATCAATACTTAACTAAGCATCCATATATAAATGATGCATATTTTTATGACTATGATAGTTATCCTCTAGGTAAACATCCCTATTTTAATTGTGGTTTATATTATATTCAAGAACCTAGTGCCATGGCTGTTGCTAGTAGTGTTGAGTTTAATAAAGATGATTATATTTTAGATATGTGTGCAGCTCCTGGTGGTAAAACTTGTTACGTAGCAAGTAGATTAAGTGATGAAGGATTAATGATTGCCAATGATATTAATAAATTAAGAGCAGAGATTTTATCAGAAAATATTGAACGTTTTGGAATCACTAATACGATTGTTACTAATTGTGATCCCGTCAAATTGGATAAACAGTTTAATTGTTTTTTTGATAAAATTATTTTAGATGCTCCTTGTTCTGGAGAAGGAATGTTTAGAAAACTTGACACGGCAATTGAAACATGGTCGATTGATAAAATATATGATTGTGCTAAAATTCAAAGGAGACTGATTAATGCAGCATATAAAATGCTTAAAGATGATGGGATTTTAATTTATTCAACTTGTACATATTCTTTAGAAGAAAATGAAGAACAAGTTGATTATATGATAAATGAATTAAATATGGAGCTTTTAGAAATTAAAAAGCAGCCTGGTATGTCTAGTGGCTATAATAATGATAAAGTTGTTAGAATGTATCCACATATCAATAAAGGAGAAGGCCAATTTATTGCACTATTAAAAAAACATAGTGATAATAAAACAAAGAAAGTTAAATTATTAAAACCAAATGTTACTTCTCAACAACTTGATTTAATCAAGAAGTTTTATAACGATAATTTAAAAATAAAAGTACCATCACTATTATTTAGTTCAAATAATCATATCTATGCTATTTTACCACAATTTCTTGAACTAAAAGGAGTAAAAGTTTTAAGAAATGGTTTATATCTAGGAGAATGTAAAAAAGGACGTTTTGAACCAAGTCATTCATTAGCTTTAACACTTAATATGAATGATGTAAAACGTTATTATAATTTTAAAAGTGATGATATTGAAGTTGCAAAATATATTCATGGTGAAACTTTGATTGGAAATAATCAAAAAGGCTATGGTTTGATCTTGGTTGATGGTTATCCTTTATCGTTTTATAAAGAAAGTAATAACCAAGTTAAAAATTTATATCCTAAGGGGTTACGACGATGA
- a CDS encoding helix-turn-helix domain-containing protein yields MDNIDTTLIGTYIKNIRLSKGWSQAKLEYISGISASSISNIEHGHKGIFYNMSIPAIVKIAHALEMSFYDVLNDSGFLSYIGDQQFCKEKSQIYITNDELINLFNRLSLSDQQFIIKDIRQRVEETEKLKQKNLFKKL; encoded by the coding sequence ATGGATAATATAGACACAACATTAATTGGCACTTATATTAAAAATATTCGATTATCTAAAGGCTGGTCACAAGCTAAACTTGAATATATATCAGGTATTTCTGCTTCATCAATTAGTAATATTGAACATGGACATAAAGGTATTTTTTATAACATGTCTATTCCTGCAATAGTTAAAATTGCTCATGCTTTAGAAATGAGTTTTTATGATGTTCTTAATGATTCCGGTTTTTTATCATACATCGGTGATCAACAATTTTGTAAAGAAAAATCACAAATATATATTACAAATGATGAGTTAATAAATTTATTTAATCGTCTAAGCCTTAGTGATCAACAATTCATTATCAAAGACATACGTCAACGAGTTGAAGAAACAGAAAAACTAAAACAAAAAAATTTGTTTAAAAAACTATAA
- the aroF gene encoding 3-deoxy-7-phosphoheptulonate synthase: protein MIIVMKTTATVKDVEKVSKIITDKGLKVSVVNGTEQSVIGVIGDTTKIDPRAIEVDMAVDHVMRVSEPYKLANRAFHPDDTIVDVAGVKVGGDNLALIAGPCSVESEEQVIEIAKAAKKAGANILRGGAFKPRTSPYAFQGMGSSGLDILVAAKKATGLPICSELMDAQYLDEFNEKVDLIQIGARNMQNFDLLKKVGAGTKKPILLKRGLSATFEEWIMSAEYIMANGNPNVILCERGIRTFETYTRNTLDLQAIPVIKKLTHLPIIIDPSHAGGKWWLVEPMAKASIAAGCDGLMIEVHNNPEKALCDGPQSLRPEKYEELLKQINKIADVVGKKV, encoded by the coding sequence ATGATTATTGTAATGAAAACTACAGCAACAGTTAAAGATGTTGAAAAAGTATCAAAAATTATAACTGATAAAGGATTAAAAGTAAGTGTTGTAAATGGTACAGAACAATCTGTAATTGGGGTAATTGGAGACACTACTAAAATTGATCCTCGTGCTATTGAAGTGGATATGGCAGTTGATCATGTAATGAGAGTATCTGAGCCATATAAACTAGCCAACCGTGCATTTCATCCCGATGATACAATCGTTGATGTAGCCGGTGTTAAAGTCGGTGGTGATAATCTTGCCTTGATTGCTGGACCTTGTTCAGTTGAAAGTGAAGAACAGGTAATTGAAATTGCTAAGGCTGCTAAAAAAGCTGGAGCAAATATTTTAAGAGGTGGAGCTTTCAAACCAAGAACTTCGCCATATGCATTCCAGGGAATGGGTTCTTCAGGATTAGATATTTTAGTTGCAGCTAAAAAAGCAACAGGACTACCAATCTGTTCAGAGTTGATGGATGCCCAATATCTTGATGAATTTAATGAAAAAGTAGATTTAATACAAATTGGTGCAAGAAACATGCAAAACTTTGACTTATTAAAAAAAGTAGGAGCAGGGACAAAAAAACCAATCTTATTAAAAAGAGGATTAAGTGCAACATTTGAAGAATGGATCATGTCAGCAGAATATATCATGGCAAATGGAAATCCCAATGTAATCTTATGTGAAAGAGGAATCAGAACATTTGAAACATATACAAGAAACACATTAGATTTACAAGCAATCCCGGTAATCAAGAAATTGACACATTTACCAATAATAATCGATCCAAGTCATGCAGGAGGGAAATGGTGGTTAGTAGAACCAATGGCAAAAGCATCAATAGCAGCGGGATGTGATGGATTGATGATAGAAGTGCATAATAATCCAGAAAAAGCATTGTGTGATGGACCACAGTCATTAAGACCGGAAAAATATGAAGAATTATTAAAACAAATTAATAAAATTGCAGATGTTGTTGGAAAGAAAGTTTAA
- the aroB gene encoding 3-dehydroquinate synthase — protein sequence MELTVALKDNSYPIYIKKGILNDVDKYIKNIYHGNKIMIISDDQVYSYYGERLTNVLKKEYVVDHVIVPHGEQSKRFDILPSLYKSLLEFKLTRTDLIIALGGGVIGDLVGFVASTYLRGVKLVQIPTSLLAQVDSSVGGKVAVDLPEGKNLIGTFYHPKMVLIDPDTLKTLPKRFINDGMAEVIKYGCIKDKNLFERLSSYKDFDDLYQDIDEIIYRCVDIKRDVVERDQFDFGDRLLLNFGHTLGHAIEQYYHYEKYSHGEAVAIGMVQLTKIAEEKNLSFKGTSDIIKDICLKYNLPIFSDTKTDDLIEAISLDKKNLNKKLSLVLLKEIGNSYIYQSDLSLIKEKDRV from the coding sequence ATGGAATTGACAGTTGCGTTAAAGGATAATAGTTATCCAATATATATTAAAAAAGGAATTTTAAATGATGTTGATAAATATATTAAAAATATTTATCATGGCAATAAGATTATGATTATTTCAGATGATCAGGTGTATAGCTATTATGGTGAGCGTTTAACTAATGTCTTAAAAAAAGAATATGTTGTTGATCATGTGATTGTTCCTCATGGTGAACAATCAAAAAGATTTGATATTCTACCATCGCTATATAAGTCTTTATTGGAATTCAAACTTACAAGAACTGATTTAATTATTGCATTAGGTGGTGGTGTTATTGGCGATTTAGTTGGGTTTGTGGCTTCAACATATTTAAGAGGAGTGAAGCTTGTTCAAATTCCAACTTCACTTTTAGCTCAAGTTGATTCATCTGTAGGTGGTAAAGTAGCTGTAGATTTACCAGAAGGGAAAAATTTAATTGGAACTTTTTATCATCCTAAGATGGTTTTAATCGATCCTGATACATTAAAAACGTTACCTAAGCGTTTTATTAATGATGGAATGGCAGAAGTAATTAAATATGGATGTATAAAAGATAAAAATTTATTTGAACGTTTAAGTAGTTATAAAGATTTTGATGATTTGTATCAAGATATTGATGAGATTATTTATCGTTGTGTTGATATTAAACGTGATGTTGTAGAACGTGATCAATTTGATTTTGGTGATCGACTTTTATTGAATTTTGGTCATACTTTAGGACATGCAATTGAACAATATTATCATTATGAAAAATATTCTCATGGCGAAGCTGTAGCAATTGGAATGGTTCAGTTAACTAAGATTGCTGAAGAAAAGAATCTTTCTTTTAAAGGAACTAGTGATATAATTAAAGATATATGTCTTAAATATAATCTTCCTATTTTTAGTGATACTAAAACAGATGATTTAATTGAAGCAATTAGCTTAGATAAAAAGAATTTGAATAAAAAATTGTCATTAGTATTATTAAAAGAAATTGGAAATAGTTATATTTATCAAAGTGATCTTTCACTAATTAAAGAAAAGGATAGGGTATAA
- the aroA gene encoding 3-phosphoshikimate 1-carboxyvinyltransferase, with protein sequence MTAVRITPTKLKGKVQVPPSKSLAHRAIICASLAKGISRIDNIEYSKDIQATIKAMQSLGTKIEKYNDYLIIDGTSTFTKNNSEIDCEESGSTLRFMIPISIVEENKVHFTGHGNLGKRPLDTFYKIFEQQNIGYLYKKDILDLYVIGKLKPDHYKIPGNISSQFITGLLFALPLLKGDSIIEITSPLESKGYIDLTLQMLNQYGIKIINNNYQSFIIIGNQEYHAQDYRVEADFSQAAFYLVAGAIGNDVVLTDLNLDSLQGDKATLDILESMGAKITVLGDGVKVTGENLSATIVDASQCPDVIPVVSVALALATGRSEVINAKRLRIKECDRLVATSSQINELSGNVKELPEGMIINGVDEFTGGNCSSYNDHRIAMMLAIAATRSIRPIIIDNMECVEKSYPSFWEDYKSLGGIIDVIDMEK encoded by the coding sequence ATGACAGCAGTAAGAATAACACCAACTAAATTAAAAGGAAAAGTTCAAGTACCTCCTTCTAAATCATTAGCACATCGAGCAATTATTTGTGCTAGTTTAGCTAAAGGAATTAGTCGTATTGATAATATTGAATATTCCAAAGATATTCAAGCAACAATTAAAGCAATGCAATCACTAGGAACTAAAATAGAGAAATATAATGATTATTTAATCATTGATGGAACATCAACGTTTACTAAAAATAATAGTGAGATAGATTGTGAAGAATCTGGTTCAACTTTACGATTTATGATTCCAATTTCAATCGTTGAAGAAAATAAAGTTCATTTTACTGGACATGGTAATTTAGGAAAAAGGCCATTAGATACATTCTATAAAATTTTTGAGCAACAAAATATTGGCTACTTATATAAAAAAGATATTTTGGATTTATATGTAATTGGAAAGCTAAAACCTGATCATTATAAAATTCCTGGAAATATTTCATCACAGTTTATCACCGGTTTACTATTTGCATTACCGCTTTTAAAAGGTGATTCGATTATTGAAATTACTTCACCGCTTGAATCTAAAGGATATATTGATTTAACATTACAAATGTTAAATCAATATGGTATTAAAATAATTAATAATAATTATCAAAGTTTTATTATTATTGGGAATCAAGAATATCATGCTCAAGATTATCGGGTTGAAGCTGATTTTTCCCAAGCAGCTTTTTATCTTGTTGCTGGAGCAATTGGAAATGATGTAGTTTTAACGGATTTAAATTTAGATTCTTTACAAGGAGATAAAGCTACTTTAGATATTTTAGAATCAATGGGCGCTAAAATTACGGTTCTTGGAGATGGAGTTAAAGTAACTGGTGAAAATTTATCAGCAACAATTGTTGATGCTAGTCAATGTCCCGATGTAATTCCGGTTGTTTCTGTAGCATTAGCTTTAGCTACAGGTCGAAGTGAAGTTATTAATGCTAAAAGATTAAGAATTAAAGAATGTGATCGACTTGTTGCTACTAGTAGTCAAATTAATGAATTATCAGGAAATGTAAAGGAATTACCAGAAGGTATGATTATTAATGGAGTTGATGAATTTACTGGTGGCAATTGTTCTAGTTATAATGATCATCGTATAGCGATGATGCTTGCAATTGCTGCTACAAGAAGTATTCGACCAATCATTATTGATAATATGGAATGTGTTGAAAAATCATATCCAAGTTTTTGGGAAGATTATAAATCATTAGGGGGAATTATTGATGTCATCGACATGGAAAAATAA